The Clostridium sporogenes genome contains a region encoding:
- a CDS encoding Fur family transcriptional regulator yields MDTIASIFREKNLKLTPQRIAVYKYLKSTKEHPSAETIYKALQPDYPTMSLATVYKALKTLVEVNLVKELNVGEGNFRYDANTHSHPHIQCVNCGRVDDIEEVSFSNLNDEIKNFTKYNVLYNRVYFYGICECCSNKSDSEN; encoded by the coding sequence ATGGATACAATCGCAAGTATTTTCAGAGAAAAAAATCTAAAATTAACACCTCAGCGTATAGCTGTCTACAAGTATCTTAAATCTACTAAAGAACATCCTTCCGCTGAAACTATATATAAGGCTTTACAACCAGATTATCCTACTATGAGTTTAGCTACAGTTTATAAAGCTTTAAAAACCTTAGTAGAAGTAAATTTAGTTAAAGAGTTAAATGTAGGTGAAGGTAATTTTAGATACGATGCCAATACTCATTCACATCCACATATACAATGTGTTAACTGTGGAAGAGTAGATGATATAGAAGAAGTATCTTTTTCAAACTTAAATGATGAAATAAAAAATTTCACAAAATATAATGTTTTGTATAATCGTGTTTACTTTTATGGTATATGTGAATGTTGTAGCAATAAATCAGATTCAGAAAATTAG
- a CDS encoding NADH peroxidase, whose amino-acid sequence MKKFICSICGYVFEGEEAPEKCPQCNAPKDKFVEKVEGEMAWADEHRIGVAKDVDPEVMEGLRANFMGECTEVGMYLAMSRQADREGFPEVAEAYKRIAFEEAEHAAKFAELLGEVVTDSTKKNLEMRVEAEHGACQGKKDLATLAKKLNYDAIHDTVHEMCKDEARHGSAFRGLLNRYFK is encoded by the coding sequence ATGAAAAAATTTATATGTTCAATATGTGGTTATGTTTTTGAAGGAGAGGAAGCACCAGAAAAGTGCCCTCAATGTAATGCGCCAAAGGATAAATTTGTAGAAAAGGTAGAAGGAGAAATGGCTTGGGCTGACGAACACAGAATAGGCGTAGCAAAGGACGTAGATCCAGAAGTTATGGAAGGATTAAGAGCTAATTTTATGGGAGAATGTACAGAAGTAGGTATGTATTTAGCTATGAGTCGTCAAGCTGATAGAGAAGGATTTCCAGAAGTTGCAGAGGCATACAAAAGAATAGCCTTTGAAGAAGCAGAACATGCTGCTAAATTTGCTGAATTATTAGGAGAAGTTGTTACAGATAGTACTAAGAAAAACTTAGAAATGAGAGTAGAAGCAGAACATGGTGCCTGTCAAGGGAAAAAGGATTTAGCAACATTAGCTAAAAAATTAAACTATGATGCTATCCATGATACAGTACATGAAATGTGTAAAGATGAAGCTAGACATGGATCAGCATTTAGAGGATTATTAAATAGATATTTTAAATAG
- the pflB gene encoding formate C-acetyltransferase, whose product MFYDSWEKFNKGLWENNINVREFIQDNYTPYYGDHTFLKDPTKKTKDLWKQCETLIGEEIKKGILGVDLDNISAINAFNAGYIDKENETIVGLQTDKPLKRIINPFGGIRMVKQALEAYDYKLKPEIKDIFTKYRKTHNDGVFDAYTEEMRKARSAGLLTGLPDAYGRGRIIGDYRRIPLYGVDYLIKNKEEDLKAVKGEMNEITIRKREEISEQIRALIDMKEMALKYGIDISNPAKNAEEAVQFLYFGYLAGVKENNGAAMSLGRVSSFIDIYIERDLNQGILTEEKAQEIIDQFVIKLRLVRHLRTPEYNDLFAGDPNWITEAIGGMGLNGETLVTKTSYRFLNTLNNLGPAPEPNMTVLWSQNLPENFKKFCANMSIKTDSIQYENDDLMRDIYGDDYGIACCVSAMTLGKQMQFFGARCNLAKALLYSINGGIDEKKNIKVIDNIDAIKDSVLDYEKVKENYFKVLEYIADLYVNTMNIIHYMHDKYAYEAGLMALHDTEVERLMAFGVAGLSVVADSLSAIKYAKVKPVRENGIAVDFEIEGDFPKYGNDDDRVDEIAVEIVNKFINELKKNKTYRNAKHTLSVLTITSNVVYGKKTGSTPDGRKSGEAFAPGANPMHGRDKNGALASLNSVAKIPYKNVCEDGVSNTFSIVPDALGKSEEERINNLASILDGYFVQDAHHLNVNVLNRELLIDAMEHPEKYPSLTIRVSGYAVHFNRLTKAQQLEVISRTFHKEM is encoded by the coding sequence ATGTTTTATGATTCATGGGAAAAATTTAATAAAGGTTTATGGGAAAATAATATAAATGTAAGAGAGTTTATACAAGATAATTATACTCCTTATTATGGAGATCATACTTTTTTAAAAGATCCTACTAAAAAAACAAAAGATCTTTGGAAGCAATGCGAAACATTAATAGGGGAAGAAATAAAAAAAGGAATATTAGGTGTAGATTTAGATAATATTTCTGCTATAAATGCTTTTAATGCAGGATATATAGACAAGGAAAATGAAACCATAGTAGGTCTTCAAACAGATAAACCACTAAAAAGAATTATAAATCCTTTTGGTGGTATAAGAATGGTAAAACAAGCTTTAGAAGCCTATGATTATAAGTTAAAACCAGAAATAAAAGATATATTTACTAAATATAGAAAAACTCATAATGATGGTGTTTTCGATGCGTATACTGAAGAGATGAGAAAAGCTAGAAGTGCAGGATTATTAACAGGACTTCCAGATGCCTATGGAAGAGGAAGAATAATAGGTGATTATAGAAGAATACCATTATATGGAGTAGATTATTTAATAAAAAATAAAGAAGAAGATTTAAAAGCTGTTAAAGGGGAAATGAATGAAATTACTATAAGAAAAAGAGAAGAGATAAGCGAACAAATAAGAGCTTTAATAGATATGAAAGAAATGGCACTAAAATATGGCATAGATATAAGTAACCCAGCTAAAAATGCAGAAGAAGCAGTGCAATTTTTATATTTTGGTTATTTAGCAGGAGTCAAAGAAAATAATGGGGCTGCTATGTCTTTAGGAAGAGTAAGTTCATTTATAGATATATATATAGAAAGAGATTTAAACCAGGGAATATTAACAGAAGAGAAAGCACAAGAAATTATAGATCAATTTGTTATAAAACTAAGATTAGTAAGACATCTTAGAACACCAGAGTATAATGATCTTTTCGCAGGAGACCCTAACTGGATTACAGAAGCTATAGGAGGAATGGGATTAAATGGTGAAACTTTAGTTACTAAAACATCCTATAGATTTTTAAATACTTTAAATAATTTAGGACCAGCACCAGAGCCTAATATGACAGTATTATGGTCACAAAACTTACCAGAAAACTTTAAAAAATTTTGTGCGAATATGTCTATAAAAACGGATTCTATTCAATATGAAAATGATGATTTAATGAGAGATATATATGGAGATGATTATGGTATAGCTTGTTGTGTATCTGCTATGACTTTAGGAAAACAGATGCAATTTTTCGGTGCAAGGTGCAATTTAGCTAAAGCTTTATTGTATTCTATAAATGGTGGGATAGATGAAAAGAAAAATATTAAAGTAATAGATAATATAGATGCAATAAAAGATTCTGTATTAGACTATGAAAAAGTTAAGGAAAATTATTTCAAAGTATTAGAATATATAGCAGATTTGTATGTAAATACTATGAATATAATACATTATATGCATGATAAATATGCTTATGAAGCTGGACTTATGGCACTTCATGATACAGAAGTAGAAAGACTTATGGCCTTCGGTGTAGCTGGATTGTCTGTTGTAGCGGATTCATTAAGTGCTATAAAATATGCAAAAGTGAAACCAGTTAGAGAAAATGGTATTGCTGTAGATTTTGAAATAGAAGGGGATTTCCCTAAGTACGGTAATGATGATGATAGAGTTGATGAAATAGCAGTGGAGATAGTTAATAAATTTATTAATGAATTAAAGAAAAATAAAACTTATAGAAATGCAAAACATACACTTTCAGTTTTAACAATAACTTCTAATGTGGTATATGGTAAGAAAACAGGTTCAACGCCAGATGGAAGAAAATCAGGAGAAGCTTTTGCTCCAGGAGCTAACCCTATGCATGGAAGAGATAAAAATGGTGCTTTAGCGTCATTAAATTCTGTAGCTAAAATACCTTACAAAAATGTTTGTGAAGATGGAGTATCAAATACATTTTCTATAGTTCCAGATGCATTGGGTAAAAGTGAAGAAGAAAGAATAAATAATTTAGCATCTATATTAGATGGATATTTTGTACAAGATGCTCATCATTTAAATGTTAATGTGTTAAATAGAGAGTTATTGATAGATGCAATGGAACATCCAGAAAAATATCCATCACTTACTATAAGAGTGTCAGGCTATGCAGTTCATTTCAATAGATTGACTAAAGCCCAACAATTAGAAGTTATAAGCAGAACTTTTCATAAAGAAATGTAA
- a CDS encoding helix-turn-helix transcriptional regulator, with translation MSKISHILQLLIILQYKEFVTAGELSDFLMVDKKTIYRYINSLNLANIPIYAKKGRYGGFYIDKNFYMKSPELNENEIKALLMAGEILTEENGFIYEKEYKTALGKIKNNLSSKDIELDNIYNFNDFRINSIGNNKISQDKILKICSSIMNNKSINISYFSINKNEITFRKIDPYDIMFKYGKWYIVGYCHFNKYIEIFDINRIKDIKDTKDNFVISKSFSINSFLEKYKSIFTHNKVKVELRFNKNRADFIKGNKWYVNEEIEELENGEVLFKVYVENLQEIKRWILGFGKDVQVIEPKELKFQLIEEISELNNIYN, from the coding sequence ATGTCAAAAATTTCTCATATATTACAATTATTAATTATACTTCAATATAAAGAGTTTGTAACAGCTGGGGAACTTTCAGATTTTTTAATGGTGGATAAAAAAACAATATATAGATATATAAATAGTTTAAATTTAGCTAATATACCTATATACGCTAAGAAAGGAAGATATGGAGGTTTTTATATAGATAAAAATTTTTATATGAAAAGTCCTGAGTTAAATGAAAATGAAATAAAAGCATTGTTAATGGCAGGGGAAATTTTAACAGAAGAAAATGGCTTTATTTATGAAAAAGAATATAAAACAGCTTTAGGAAAGATAAAAAATAATTTAAGTAGTAAGGATATAGAATTAGATAATATATATAATTTTAATGATTTTAGGATAAATAGTATAGGAAATAATAAAATTTCACAGGATAAAATACTTAAAATATGTAGTTCCATAATGAATAATAAATCTATAAATATAAGTTATTTTAGTATAAATAAGAATGAAATTACTTTTAGAAAAATAGATCCCTATGATATCATGTTTAAATATGGGAAATGGTATATTGTAGGATATTGTCATTTCAATAAGTACATAGAAATATTTGATATAAACAGAATTAAAGATATAAAGGATACAAAGGATAATTTTGTTATTTCTAAAAGTTTTTCAATAAATAGTTTTTTAGAAAAATATAAAAGTATATTTACACACAATAAGGTAAAAGTTGAACTAAGGTTTAATAAAAATAGAGCAGATTTTATAAAAGGGAACAAATGGTATGTAAATGAAGAAATAGAGGAACTTGAAAATGGTGAAGTTTTATTTAAAGTATATGTAGAAAATTTACAGGAAATAAAGAGATGGATTTTAGGGTTCGGAAAAGATGTACAGGTTATAGAGCCTAAAGAATTAAAGTTTCAGCTGATAGAGGAGATATCTGAATTAAATAATATATATAATTAA
- a CDS encoding methyl-accepting chemotaxis protein, which translates to MKSIKSKIVTIIAIVCIVSVALCSSISYYFSYKAIMAESTNKVSMASQKYSEMINGWLLTKAKLMDSIVVDFQYNNKYDQKYIYSYFQSQLKDNKDVIGMYVGFEDKKFISGNGWIPTKDYDCRQRDWYKEAVEKNGIIYSAPYIDKKFNSMVITVAKPIRKDGKIIGVVGMDVVVDYLKTLVQKATPVKNSYGFLLDSNNDFIVHPNKEFQPKDEKVINVSKIMDGKLKNLAQLDSSNNKVLKSKDYDNKEKIFTRSKIPSSNWSVGFSVPVEEFKKPLNNIIIGFLSVIAISLVAAVAFALYAGKKISDPILKITELVNETKDLDLTSRNNYETIALYKDETGIIGRAVIDLREELKNIVEELKKSSKDVLKYSEIVNGATDETVQSIEAISTTVDELAKGSVDQAKDAQNGSEKLFSLAEEIKITHNSTNLVKTYSLETKENSQNGILSMEETIDKFKENNRVNKELGRNVEMLSSKSGSIGEIINSIQSIAEQTNLLALNAAIEAARAGEAGKGFAVVAEEIRKLAEQTSISTKEIENIVREIQFEIDNTKNNMDLSEKVVGEVNDAMKISKKSFDIITKSIVDIISQIEILVENVNKVDSDKEEVLTAIQGISAIAEESAASTEEVSASIEEQTASMESISQTAKDLKEITSTLDELVNKFEI; encoded by the coding sequence ATGAAAAGTATAAAGTCTAAGATAGTAACAATTATAGCTATAGTTTGTATAGTAAGTGTAGCTTTATGTTCTTCTATAAGTTACTATTTTTCTTATAAAGCCATAATGGCAGAATCTACAAATAAAGTAAGTATGGCATCTCAAAAATATTCAGAAATGATAAATGGATGGCTTTTAACTAAAGCTAAATTAATGGATTCAATTGTGGTAGATTTTCAATATAATAATAAATATGATCAAAAATATATATACAGCTATTTTCAAAGTCAATTAAAAGATAATAAAGACGTTATAGGTATGTATGTTGGATTTGAGGATAAAAAATTTATATCCGGTAATGGATGGATACCAACTAAAGATTATGATTGTAGACAAAGAGATTGGTATAAAGAAGCTGTTGAAAAAAATGGAATAATATATTCGGCTCCATATATAGATAAGAAATTTAATAGTATGGTAATAACTGTAGCTAAACCCATTAGAAAAGATGGAAAAATAATAGGTGTTGTAGGTATGGATGTAGTTGTGGATTATCTTAAAACTCTAGTACAAAAAGCAACACCAGTAAAAAATAGTTATGGTTTTTTATTAGATAGTAATAATGATTTTATTGTTCATCCTAATAAAGAATTTCAACCTAAAGATGAAAAGGTGATTAATGTAAGCAAAATTATGGATGGAAAATTAAAAAATTTAGCACAGTTAGATTCTAGCAATAATAAAGTTTTAAAGTCAAAAGACTATGATAATAAAGAAAAAATATTTACAAGAAGTAAGATACCATCATCAAATTGGTCGGTAGGATTTTCAGTACCTGTAGAAGAGTTTAAAAAACCTTTAAATAATATTATTATAGGTTTTTTATCAGTTATAGCAATATCCTTAGTAGCAGCAGTAGCCTTTGCACTGTATGCAGGTAAAAAAATATCTGATCCTATTTTAAAAATAACAGAGTTAGTAAATGAAACAAAAGATTTAGATTTAACTAGTAGGAACAACTATGAAACTATAGCTTTATATAAAGATGAAACAGGAATAATAGGTAGGGCGGTTATAGATTTAAGAGAAGAATTAAAAAATATTGTAGAAGAACTAAAAAAATCATCAAAGGATGTATTAAAATATTCAGAAATAGTAAATGGAGCTACGGATGAAACCGTTCAATCTATAGAAGCAATATCAACAACAGTAGATGAATTAGCAAAGGGATCTGTGGATCAGGCTAAAGATGCACAAAATGGGTCAGAAAAATTGTTTAGTTTAGCAGAAGAAATTAAAATAACACATAATAGTACGAATTTAGTGAAAACATACTCTTTGGAAACTAAAGAAAATAGTCAAAATGGCATATTATCTATGGAAGAAACTATAGATAAATTTAAAGAAAATAATAGGGTGAATAAAGAATTAGGTAGAAATGTAGAGATGTTATCTAGTAAGTCAGGATCTATAGGAGAAATAATAAATTCCATACAGTCTATTGCAGAACAAACAAATTTATTAGCTTTAAATGCGGCTATAGAAGCGGCTAGAGCAGGGGAAGCAGGGAAGGGATTTGCCGTTGTGGCTGAAGAAATAAGAAAATTAGCAGAACAAACATCTATTTCAACTAAAGAAATAGAAAATATAGTAAGGGAAATACAATTTGAAATAGATAATACAAAAAATAATATGGATTTATCAGAGAAAGTTGTGGGAGAAGTAAATGATGCTATGAAAATATCAAAGAAATCCTTTGATATCATAACAAAATCTATAGTAGATATAATAAGTCAAATAGAAATTCTAGTAGAAAATGTTAATAAGGTAGATTCAGATAAAGAAGAAGTATTAACTGCAATACAAGGAATATCTGCTATAGCTGAAGAGTCAGCGGCTTCTACAGAAGAAGTATCAGCTTCCATTGAAGAACAAACAGCGTCTATGGAAAGTATTTCACAAACAGCTAAAGATTTAAAAGAAATAACAAGTACATTAGATGAATTAGTTAATAAATTTGAAATTTAG
- a CDS encoding 50S ribosomal protein L25, whose amino-acid sequence MSNTSMTAIIREKSGKKCRKEGFAPGIIYGAEMKEAIKVKFEVPSLLRYLNKAGINSRLWLNIGDKKEYVLIKEIQKEPTTGEILNIDMQAVSHDEVIKNSIPVKFEGKEQLEHKGFLLEEFTPYIEVAGKVGILPEIIVVNVGENQPGDNIKVSDIKLDEDIKLYTDPEELLATVSYNGKGTAEETVS is encoded by the coding sequence ATGAGTAATACTTCAATGACTGCTATAATAAGAGAAAAAAGTGGTAAAAAATGCAGAAAAGAAGGATTTGCACCGGGAATAATTTATGGAGCAGAAATGAAAGAAGCTATAAAGGTTAAATTTGAAGTTCCTAGCCTTTTAAGATATTTAAATAAAGCTGGTATCAATTCAAGATTATGGCTTAATATTGGAGATAAAAAAGAGTATGTATTAATTAAGGAAATACAAAAGGAACCAACAACAGGTGAAATACTTAATATAGATATGCAAGCTGTTTCACATGATGAAGTTATAAAAAATAGTATACCAGTAAAATTTGAAGGAAAAGAACAATTAGAACATAAAGGATTTTTATTAGAGGAATTTACTCCATATATAGAGGTAGCTGGGAAAGTAGGGATACTTCCAGAAATAATAGTAGTAAATGTTGGAGAAAATCAACCAGGAGATAATATAAAAGTATCGGATATAAAATTAGATGAAGATATAAAATTATATACAGATCCAGAAGAATTACTAGCTACAGTATCTTATAATGGAAAAGGTACAGCTGAAGAAACAGTAAGTTAA
- a CDS encoding ABC transporter substrate-binding protein, protein MKFKRIICLILILILPITFVSCKKENKTNNKELNMYIDIKDENSLNILKIIMEEYKKSNEDVKININNALGNNVEEELKKEKSPDLIFVSRNEMMKLSQKGLLDNMETSYEKNNITKDYYNVFNSYGRFKDKYYGLPIIPYTIEVLYNTEALNKLKIEEPKNINDIKNAMKKLKTSSTKVPVMLTNDLDINSVIFSIISNNITNSMELENIYNKEKKEYQNLKNMQEPFNIINNMVKDNALDENSFEEGKEVTLEKFNNGDIPIIISTSYYNSQIKNPNIKSVKQLYNVDKLNNTEPVIINSIMCLPLKAKNSEEANNFIDFTFSEKTQKYLLKKGFVTGNKKINKEKEGELTKLNKTTVEKLSNLNENSILILYNLPNSFKSSISASIDKILNNEYTGKEWNKIVEDNLK, encoded by the coding sequence TTGAAATTTAAAAGAATAATATGTTTGATTCTTATATTAATATTGCCAATAACTTTTGTTTCTTGTAAAAAAGAAAATAAAACCAATAATAAAGAGCTAAATATGTATATAGATATTAAAGACGAAAATTCTTTAAATATATTAAAAATTATTATGGAAGAATATAAAAAATCTAATGAAGATGTAAAAATAAATATAAATAATGCATTAGGTAATAACGTGGAGGAAGAATTAAAAAAGGAAAAATCTCCTGACTTAATATTTGTATCAAGAAATGAAATGATGAAGCTATCCCAAAAGGGTCTTTTAGATAACATGGAAACGAGTTATGAAAAAAATAATATTACTAAAGATTATTATAATGTTTTTAATAGCTATGGTAGATTTAAAGATAAATATTATGGATTACCTATTATACCTTATACTATAGAAGTTTTATATAACACTGAGGCTCTAAATAAACTAAAAATAGAGGAACCTAAAAATATAAATGATATAAAAAATGCTATGAAAAAATTAAAAACTTCATCAACTAAAGTACCTGTTATGCTAACAAATGATTTAGATATAAATTCAGTTATATTTTCAATAATATCAAATAATATAACAAATTCTATGGAATTAGAAAATATTTATAATAAAGAAAAGAAAGAATACCAGAACTTAAAAAATATGCAGGAACCTTTTAATATTATAAATAATATGGTTAAAGATAATGCCTTAGATGAGAATTCTTTTGAGGAAGGCAAGGAGGTTACATTAGAAAAATTTAATAATGGAGATATTCCTATTATAATAAGTACTTCTTATTATAATAGTCAAATAAAAAATCCTAATATAAAATCTGTTAAACAATTATATAATGTAGATAAATTAAATAACACAGAGCCTGTAATTATAAATTCTATAATGTGTTTGCCATTAAAAGCTAAAAATTCAGAGGAAGCAAATAATTTTATAGATTTTACTTTTAGTGAAAAAACTCAAAAATATTTATTAAAAAAGGGTTTTGTAACAGGAAATAAGAAAATTAATAAAGAAAAAGAAGGAGAGCTTACTAAACTAAATAAAACTACTGTAGAAAAATTAAGCAATTTAAATGAAAATAGTATATTGATATTATATAATTTACCAAATAGTTTTAAGTCTAGCATTTCAGCTTCTATTGATAAGATATTAAACAATGAGTATACGGGAAAAGAGTGGAATAAAATTGTAGAAGATAATTTAAAATAA
- the pflA gene encoding pyruvate formate-lyase-activating protein — protein MGKIHSIETMGLVDGPGIRVVVFFQGCQLRCIYCHNPDTWDLNAGIEISSDEVLKKVSRYKPYFKQVGGITCSGGEPLMQPEFLLEILKKSKNQGIHTVLDTSGVGKGDYEDILRYVDLVILDVKHIEEEEYINICGKTMQEFNNFKHIVNKLNKKLWIRHVIVPGINDTVEHMYKFKDYINTFNNVERVELLPYHTLGVNKYESMGIEYRLKNVSPLNKDKLEELKKIISI, from the coding sequence ATGGGTAAAATTCATTCAATAGAAACTATGGGACTTGTAGATGGTCCAGGTATTAGAGTAGTAGTATTTTTTCAAGGCTGTCAATTAAGATGTATTTATTGTCATAATCCAGATACATGGGATTTAAATGCTGGTATAGAAATTAGTAGTGATGAAGTATTAAAAAAAGTATCAAGATATAAGCCATATTTTAAACAGGTTGGAGGGATAACTTGTTCAGGAGGAGAACCTTTAATGCAACCTGAATTTCTTTTAGAAATTTTGAAAAAATCTAAAAATCAAGGTATACATACAGTACTAGACACATCAGGAGTAGGAAAAGGGGATTATGAAGATATCCTTAGATATGTAGATTTAGTTATATTAGATGTTAAACATATAGAGGAAGAAGAATATATTAATATCTGTGGAAAAACCATGCAAGAATTTAATAATTTTAAGCATATTGTAAATAAACTTAATAAGAAATTATGGATAAGACATGTGATTGTTCCAGGAATAAATGATACTGTAGAACATATGTATAAATTTAAAGATTATATAAATACTTTTAATAATGTAGAAAGAGTTGAATTATTACCATATCATACATTAGGTGTGAACAAATATGAGAGTATGGGAATAGAGTATAGACTTAAAAATGTAAGTCCTTTGAATAAAGATAAGCTTGAAGAATTAAAGAAAATTATTTCAATATAA
- the yihA gene encoding ribosome biogenesis GTP-binding protein YihA/YsxC — MEIKKAEFVISAVKKAQYPGDGRPEIAFVGRSNVGKSTLINTLTNRRKLVKVSSTPGKTRLINFFLINDNMYFVDLPGYGYAKVSKKEKENWGYIMEQYLVERDQLKKIVLLVDSRHKPTGDDINMYNWIKHYNYEVLVVGTKLDKLKRNDINKNKKIIRDTLKMDKDDKILLISSLNKEGKEEVLEQILVY; from the coding sequence ATGGAAATAAAAAAAGCAGAATTTGTAATATCAGCAGTGAAGAAAGCTCAATATCCTGGGGATGGTAGACCAGAGATTGCTTTTGTAGGAAGATCTAATGTAGGTAAGTCTACTCTTATAAATACATTGACTAATAGAAGAAAGCTAGTAAAGGTTAGTTCTACTCCGGGTAAGACTAGATTAATAAATTTTTTCTTAATAAATGATAATATGTATTTTGTAGATTTACCTGGCTATGGTTATGCTAAAGTTTCAAAGAAAGAAAAAGAAAACTGGGGATATATAATGGAACAGTACCTTGTAGAAAGAGATCAACTAAAAAAAATAGTTTTATTAGTTGATAGTAGGCATAAACCAACTGGTGATGACATAAATATGTATAACTGGATAAAACATTATAATTATGAAGTGTTAGTAGTGGGAACTAAACTTGACAAATTAAAAAGAAATGATATAAATAAAAACAAAAAAATTATACGAGATACGTTAAAGATGGACAAAGACGATAAGATTTTGTTAATATCTTCATTAAATAAAGAAGGAAAAGAAGAAGTTCTAGAACAAATATTAGTTTACTAG
- a CDS encoding CPBP family intramembrane glutamic endopeptidase, producing MELIKSILTFIILWMPPIILFFRIKPKKNNIFISVIIFIVYIIGSLFTQNLFPFVLTLMDIFQLRKRYEMSEEVHELRYNDDYHKFKFNISSFSFIKGIQYALISYLGYILIMIIFYIIFNSLKLDLKDQDVVTWLSNMPLNKFLIVIPVTVIFAPVAEEFVFRWYIFEKLLNKRLGIVLASIISSILFGIVHFNVKVFPALVFIALFNCYLMHKEGFWYAVFNHFVFNFVNTAMIFLTKL from the coding sequence ATGGAATTAATAAAAAGCATACTTACATTTATAATATTATGGATGCCCCCTATAATATTATTTTTTAGGATAAAACCGAAAAAAAACAATATATTCATAAGTGTTATTATTTTTATAGTTTATATAATAGGATCTTTATTTACACAAAATCTTTTTCCATTTGTGTTAACGCTGATGGATATATTTCAATTAAGAAAACGGTATGAAATGTCTGAAGAAGTACATGAGCTTAGATACAATGATGATTACCATAAGTTTAAATTTAATATATCTAGTTTTTCATTTATAAAAGGTATACAATATGCCTTAATATCCTATTTGGGATATATTCTAATAATGATTATATTTTATATCATTTTTAATTCATTAAAGTTAGATTTAAAAGATCAGGATGTGGTTACCTGGCTTTCTAATATGCCTTTAAATAAATTTTTAATAGTTATACCTGTAACTGTTATATTTGCTCCAGTGGCAGAGGAGTTTGTTTTTAGGTGGTATATATTTGAAAAGCTATTAAATAAAAGATTAGGCATAGTATTAGCATCTATTATAAGTAGCATACTTTTTGGGATTGTTCATTTTAATGTAAAAGTATTTCCTGCTCTAGTATTTATAGCTTTATTTAATTGCTATTTAATGCATAAAGAAGGATTTTGGTACGCTGTATTTAATCATTTTGTATTTAATTTTGTTAATACAGCTATGATATTTTTAACTAAGTTATAA